In Bradyrhizobium sp. WBOS07, the genomic window AATCCTTCTCGTACGCCGCCTGGATTTTTGCGTCGAACGGGTTCTCCTTGGTCAGCACCTTGAAATAGTCGAGACAGCTGGCGAGGCCCTCGATCTCGGCGGCCTGATTGATGTTGAGCGTGTTCTCGTCGTAGTAGACGCAGGCGAGACGCCCGCCGTTCTTGAGGAAGCCCGCTTCGTAGAGCTGCTTGAAGAACGGGCCGACGCCGGGCGGAATGACGGTGTTGAAGACGACGTCGACCTTGTTGGAGATGATGCGGTTGACGGTCGCGGAGAAGTCGACCTGGTCGAGCGGGTAATATTCCTCGAACACGACCTCGCCGCCGTTCGCCTCGATCACCTTGCGGGCGTAGACGTTGAGCGTGTGCGGCCAGACGTAATTGGCGCTCGGCAGCGCGAACTTCTTGCCGCCGTTCTTGATCAGCCAGGGGATGAACTCGTCGCATTGCTGCGCCGGCGTCGGCCCGGTGCAGAACAAATAGGGCGTGCACTCCTTGCCCTCGTAGAGCTGCGGATAGATGTAGAGCGTCTTGCCGCGCGCCACGATCGGATCCTTGATCGCGTTGCGCATCGACGAGGTGATGCCGCCGAGCACCATGTCGACCTTGTCGCGCTGGATCAGTTTTCGCACGTTACCCACCGCAACCGACTCGTTCGACGCGGTATCCTCGATATAGAGCTCGAGCGGACGGCCGAGCAGGCCGCCGGCGGCGTTGATCTCCTTGATCACCATCTTGGCGACGTTGGCGTCGGCATTGCCGGCATAGGCGATCGGACCGGTGAGGTCGGTGGCGATGCCAACCTTGATCGGGGCCTCGGCCGCATTGGCCCAGGGCGCCGGGATCACCCAGCTGCCGACCCCGGTTGCGACCGCACCGGACGCAAAGGCGAAATTGGAGAGGAAGCGACGGCGTGAGAGTTGCGTGCGATCGAACATGTGATTAAACCCCTTTTCCAGCGATGAGGCCCTGCGGGCGGAATTTGATGAAGACAATGGCGAGCACGAAGACGAGCACGTCGGCGACGACGGGCGCCATGATCCATGGCAGCGCGGCGCTGAGCGTGCCGATGACGCCGGCGCCCGCGACCGGCCCGATGAAGGAGCCGACCCCGCCGACCATGACCGCGACAAAGCCCTGGATCAGGAAGCGCAGGCCGAGATCGGCATAGAGGCTGAACACCGGGACGATCAGCGCGCCGGCGAGCCCCGCAAGTGCGGAGCCGAATGCGAAAGTGGCGCCGTACATCAGCGGCGTGGAGATGCCCGAGGCCCGCGCCAGCGAGGGGTTTTCCAGCGTCGCGCGCATGCGCAGGCCGAAGCTGGTGCGCGACAGCAGCAGATAGCAGCCCGCCATCACCAGGAGCGTGATGACGATGATGGTGAAGCGCCAGGCCGAGATGTGCATGGCGCCGATGTCGATCGAGCCGCCGATCGGCTCGGGCACGGTGAGGTAGAAGCCGCCGATCAGCCCGCGCACGGATTCGCGGATGATCAGGCCGAGCGCATAGGTGCCGAGCATGGCGACGATCGGCGCGGCGTAGAAGCGGCGGATGATCAGCGCCTCCAGCGCGAAGCCGAGCGCGCCGACCACGAAGGGCGCCGCGACCATGCCGGCCCAGATCGGCATGCCCTTGGCGTAGGCGAGATAGGTGATGTAGGCGCCGAGCAGGACGAACTCGCCCTGCGCGAAGTTGAAGATGCCCATCATGCTGGCGATGATCCCGAGCCCCAGCACGATCAGGACGATGATCGCGCCGAAGCTCAGGATCTCGAACGCTGCGACGAACGCGTTAGCCATGCGTGGCGTTTCCGGCGACCTGCATCGATGCTCCGCTCACATCTTCTTCCAGTCGCCGATCTGCTCGAAGGCGTGGGCGGCGCGATAGATGGTGGATTCCTCGAACATGCGGCCGACCAGCATCAGGCCGACCGGCAGGCCGTCGACCATGCCGCAGGGCAGCGACATCGCGGGATGATGGGTGATGTCGAATGGCGCGGTGTTGGAGATCATCTCCAGCGCACGGGCGACGTATTCCTCGCGGCTGGCGTTGGGCTCCGGCAGCTTGGTCGCCTTCATCGGCGTGGTCGGCATCAGCAGCAGGTCGTAGTCCTTGAACGCCTTGTCGTAGGCGGCGGTCAGCCGGCGCGAGATGTTGAGCGCCTTGCCGTAGAAGCGCGGACCGAAATTGTTGTTGATGTAGGTGCCGAGCATCATGAACAGCTTCGTGGTCTCGGACAGCGAATCCGCCTGCCGGCGCCAGCCGCGATGGAAATCCATCAGCGAGGTCGAATAGAGATCGCCGCGGGACAGGCCGTAGCCGTCGCCGAACATCATGGTCTGGGTCAGGCCTTCGGTGCCGATCGGGGTCCAGATCGCGCCGCCCAACAGGTGCATCGGGATCGAGACCGTCTCGACGGTGGCGCCGAGATCCTTGAAGCGCTTGGCGGCCTCGCGCACGCTTTCATTGACAGCAGCCTCGGCGACCGGCTGCTCGAAGCCTTCCTTGACGATGCCGATCTTCATGCCCTTGACGCCCTGGCCGAGCGCCTTGGTGTATTCCTCGACCTTCGGCGCCTTGATGCGCGGATCGTAGCCGTCGTCGCCGGCGAGCACCTCGAGCAGTAGCGCATTGTCGGCGACGGTCGCCGTCATCGGGCCGGTATGGTCGACATAGATCTCGATCGGCATGATGCCGGTGTAGGGCACGAGGCCCCAGGTCGGCTTCATGCCGTAGGTGCCGCAGAACGAGGACGGCATGCGGATCGAGCCGCCCTGGTCGCCGCCGATCGCCATGTCGACCTCGCCGAGCGCGACCACGACACCTGAGCCCGACGACGAGCCGCCGGCGGAGTAACCCATCTTGTGCGGATTGTGCACCGCTCCGTAGGAGTTGGTGTGGCTGCCGCCGGACAGGCAGAAATGCTCGCAATGCACCTTGCCCTTGATCTCCGCGCCGGCATCCAGCATGCGCGTGACGATGGTGGCGTCGAAATCGGGCACGAAACCTTCCAGCGTCGAGGAGCCGTTGGTCATGGGCACGCCGGCCAGCATGATGTTGTCCTTCAGTGCCACGGTCTTGCCCTTGAGCTTGCCGCTGGCGGCGCCTTTCACGGTCGACTTGCGGTACCAGGCATTGCGCGGGTTCTCCTCGGCCGAGGGGCGATAGCCCGGCGTGCGCGGATATTTCACTTCCGGCAGCTCGTCCGGCATCGTGGCAACGAGATTGTAGGCTTCGATCGAACCCTGCATCAGGCCGCGAAACGAGGCGACGTCGTCATCGGTGAGCGAAAGGCCGCACTGCTCGGCGACACTGCGGAGCTGGGCTGGCGTGGGAAGGGCAACTGTCACGGCGCTCTCCTTGAGGCTTCTTGATCCCTGGCACTGGACGGAAGCCGCTCGCTCGCACCTTGCAGGGCGCGGGCCAACCGGCTTCACTCCGTTACTAGAGACGGAAATATTTTCCTTTTCAAGTATTATTTCGCGACACCGCTGCGGCGCGTCGGCAGGGGCCGCTCAGAGCGTCTTGAGGATCCTGAAGTCGAGGCCGTCGGCCTCGGCGAGATACATCGGCATCTCGGCGCGGCCGTCGCGCAGCGTCACCGGACCGCGGCCGGCCGTATAGACGGTGTTGCGCGCGGCCTTGAGCAGCGGACGAAAGGCCAGCGAGCCTGCGCGATGGGCCACCGATTCCAGGAAGCGCAGCCCCTCATAGTTCGACTGGCCGACGGAGCCGACCGGCGGCGCGTTGGCCCCGAACATGGCCTGGTAACCGCTGAGGAACTCGTCGTTGGCGTGCGAAGCCATGCAGTTGAAATAGCCGGACGCACAGAACAGATTCTCGGTGTTGTCGGCGCCGATGCCGAGCAGCACGGTCTCGTCCATCGCGCCCGCGAGCCGCAGCGTCGACGTCGCGAGGCCCGCCTCCGCGAAAGCGCGATTGAAGGTGATGCTGTCGGTGCCGATCAGCGAGATCAGCACCACGTCGGGCCTTGCCGCACGGATGCGCGCCAGATGCGGCTCGTGATTGTCCTCGCCGACCGGCACGAACTCCTCGCCGACCACTTGGCCGCCCGCCTCCTTGATGTAGCGCTTCACCGCGCGATGCGATTGCCAGGGCCAGACGTAGTCGCTGCCGATCAGGTACCAGCGTGCCGCCTTCTTGACGTCGGCGAGCCAGTGGATCGAGGGCCGGCTCTGCCAGCGCGGCGTCTCCCCGATCGCCATCACGCCCGGCGTGCGCTCGCCGCCTTCGTAGACCGGGGTGTAGATGTAAGGGATGCGGTTGCCGGTGACTTTGCGGAGCGCGACGCGAACGGCACTGATGTGCGAGCCCATGATCAGGTCGACCTCGTCGAAGGCGATCGCCTGCTCGGCGCGGCGCACCACCTCCTCGATCGGACCGCCGGAATCGTAGATCGACAGCTCGAGCTCGCGGCCCAGAATGCCGCCGCGCTTGTTGATCTCGGCGACCGCCAGCATCGCGCTGTTGGTGGAGGTCGGCCCCCAGATCCCGGGCGAGCCGGTGAAGGTGAGGAAATTGCCGATGCGCAGCTTGTTGCGCGCGCCGCGGCGCCTCATGACGTGGGCGTCATATGGCGACAGGTCGAAATCCGCCGCCGAAGACGACAAATTCCTGAACAGCAAGAACGGCGGCAACGCCGAGCCGCCGTGAGCCGGGAAGTTCACCGTCGCGCGCACGCCAACTCCTGTCTGAGACCAGACCTGAAAGCACATTCTTCGAGCGGCCGCGGCTTCCGCCCCTTTGTTGGGCAATGATCCTATTTTGAAAATATTGAATATTCAAGAATTGAAGTGCATATAGATGCAGCATCGATTGCAAGACATTCACTCATTTGGGTCAAGGCGAAGTCTCAGCCGTGGCAAAACCGCCGAAACAGAACTCCCCGATCACCGAACACCTCGCCTATCTGCTCGCGCAAGCCAACCGGGAAATCAACCGGCAGCTCGAACTGCGGTTGAGCAAGGAGGGGGTTCCCGTCGAGCAATGGCGCATTTTGAAGGTGCTGTCGGACGGCAACGGCCATTCGATGGGCGAGCTCGCAGAGGCCGTGCTGCTCAACCATCCGACGCTGACCAAGATGATCGACCGCATGGTCTCGGACACGCTGGTCTATCGCGTGCAGGATCCGAACGACCGCCGCAAGGTCCTGATGTTCATCTCCGACCGCGGCAAGGTGCTGTGCAAGAAGCTCAACTCGCTCGCGGTGGACCAGGAGGAGCACATCCTGGAGAGCTACGGCGACAAGTCGACCAGCGAGTTGAAGCGGCTGCTCGAGAGCCTGATCGACAGCTCCAATTAGGCTCGCCCTCGAGGCCAGGCTGAGATGAGCAGGCGCCGCATTTGCATCATCGCCAGCACGAGAGGCGATAGCGTTGGCCGTTCCATGTCGTCCAGCCAGCGGCCTTGTTGCTGACCGGTTTGGCTAAATACCATTTATTGCCATCGGCATGGTTGAAATACAGGCCGCCCTTCGTTCCGCTGCGTGGATTTGTCAACTTCACCCATCGCGAGCCATTGTCTGAGAAGCTACCTGCCCAGCGTGCTCCCGAGCTGCTGGTGCAAGTGTCGCCGTCGCAGCTTGTCTGAGTGTCGTCAACGGCGGCCCATTTCATCCGGGCCGGCCGGCCGTCGATGTTGCAAGACCATGTTCCGCCCCACCATCCGGCGACCTGGCTCGCAGGGGCCGAACCGCAGGCGTAAAAGCTGAATGCAAGAAAACAAAAGGCAGTTGGCAGCGCACGTTTAGACATTGTCCAGGCTCCATTTTGTCGGGCCGCGTGATGCGTCTCGATCAGAACACGGATCGAGCTTTGCTGCGGTGATCCAGTTCACAAAGAGCAACGGCAAAGATGGGGTGGTTTGCCCGGCAGGTTCTCCGAGACACGATCCCGCGCTTTGCCCGAACGCCCTTCAGCTGCGCGCGATGCTGGGCTTCACGCCTTGCTCAACCGCGCATTCGACGATGGCCGTGCCGAGCGTTCATGTCGCACCGAAGTGTCTTGTCGTTGGAATGTCGGTTCGGCATTCCTCGGCAGCGTGTCAGCGAGGCGCTGTGCAAGAAGCTCACCTCGCTCGCGGTGGACTAGGAGGAGCACATCCTGGAGAGCTACGGCGACAAGTCGACCAGCGAGCTCAAGCGGTTGCGGGAGAGTTTGATCGACAGCTCGAATTGAATCTTCGGAGAGAGAGCTGCGCGTGTGTTGCGGAACTTGACAGCGCCGAGACTCGGGAACAAAAAGCGGAACTTGACGTTGTTCTCGGCTCATACGGCCGTGGAGAGCGCGTCCGCCGAGCCGCTCCTGATTGTTCAACCCAGCACGACGTAGCAGATGCCCCCTTCCGTGTTGATTGTCGAAGACGAGATTTTCGTCGCCAGCGACATCGCTCGCATTCTGGAAGACGCAGGCTATCGCGTCGCGGGGATCGCGACGGACCGCAAGGAGGCCTTGGAGGCAGGTCCGCAGGCGCAAATTGCGCTGGTAGATGTCAACCTACGGGACGGCTCGACTGGACCGCAGATCGCGCTGGACCTTGCGCGGAACTATGGCACCAAGATCGTGTACGTCACGGCAAATCCTGCGCAGATCGAGCCGAG contains:
- a CDS encoding substrate-binding protein; its protein translation is MFDRTQLSRRRFLSNFAFASGAVATGVGSWVIPAPWANAAEAPIKVGIATDLTGPIAYAGNADANVAKMVIKEINAAGGLLGRPLELYIEDTASNESVAVGNVRKLIQRDKVDMVLGGITSSMRNAIKDPIVARGKTLYIYPQLYEGKECTPYLFCTGPTPAQQCDEFIPWLIKNGGKKFALPSANYVWPHTLNVYARKVIEANGGEVVFEEYYPLDQVDFSATVNRIISNKVDVVFNTVIPPGVGPFFKQLYEAGFLKNGGRLACVYYDENTLNINQAAEIEGLASCLDYFKVLTKENPFDAKIQAAYEKDFPGNFLFAAGSAATGTYRGLKLWEAAVKEAGKIDRESVAAALDHAKIAEGPGGPAEMVPGKRHCKMKMYTAVAKGGNYEIVARSSGLVDPKEC
- a CDS encoding branched-chain amino acid ABC transporter permease: MANAFVAAFEILSFGAIIVLIVLGLGIIASMMGIFNFAQGEFVLLGAYITYLAYAKGMPIWAGMVAAPFVVGALGFALEALIIRRFYAAPIVAMLGTYALGLIIRESVRGLIGGFYLTVPEPIGGSIDIGAMHISAWRFTIIVITLLVMAGCYLLLSRTSFGLRMRATLENPSLARASGISTPLMYGATFAFGSALAGLAGALIVPVFSLYADLGLRFLIQGFVAVMVGGVGSFIGPVAGAGVIGTLSAALPWIMAPVVADVLVFVLAIVFIKFRPQGLIAGKGV
- a CDS encoding amidase; translation: MTVALPTPAQLRSVAEQCGLSLTDDDVASFRGLMQGSIEAYNLVATMPDELPEVKYPRTPGYRPSAEENPRNAWYRKSTVKGAASGKLKGKTVALKDNIMLAGVPMTNGSSTLEGFVPDFDATIVTRMLDAGAEIKGKVHCEHFCLSGGSHTNSYGAVHNPHKMGYSAGGSSSGSGVVVALGEVDMAIGGDQGGSIRMPSSFCGTYGMKPTWGLVPYTGIMPIEIYVDHTGPMTATVADNALLLEVLAGDDGYDPRIKAPKVEEYTKALGQGVKGMKIGIVKEGFEQPVAEAAVNESVREAAKRFKDLGATVETVSIPMHLLGGAIWTPIGTEGLTQTMMFGDGYGLSRGDLYSTSLMDFHRGWRRQADSLSETTKLFMMLGTYINNNFGPRFYGKALNISRRLTAAYDKAFKDYDLLLMPTTPMKATKLPEPNASREEYVARALEMISNTAPFDITHHPAMSLPCGMVDGLPVGLMLVGRMFEESTIYRAAHAFEQIGDWKKM
- a CDS encoding substrate-binding domain-containing protein → MRATVNFPAHGGSALPPFLLFRNLSSSAADFDLSPYDAHVMRRRGARNKLRIGNFLTFTGSPGIWGPTSTNSAMLAVAEINKRGGILGRELELSIYDSGGPIEEVVRRAEQAIAFDEVDLIMGSHISAVRVALRKVTGNRIPYIYTPVYEGGERTPGVMAIGETPRWQSRPSIHWLADVKKAARWYLIGSDYVWPWQSHRAVKRYIKEAGGQVVGEEFVPVGEDNHEPHLARIRAARPDVVLISLIGTDSITFNRAFAEAGLATSTLRLAGAMDETVLLGIGADNTENLFCASGYFNCMASHANDEFLSGYQAMFGANAPPVGSVGQSNYEGLRFLESVAHRAGSLAFRPLLKAARNTVYTAGRGPVTLRDGRAEMPMYLAEADGLDFRILKTL
- a CDS encoding MarR family winged helix-turn-helix transcriptional regulator, yielding MAKPPKQNSPITEHLAYLLAQANREINRQLELRLSKEGVPVEQWRILKVLSDGNGHSMGELAEAVLLNHPTLTKMIDRMVSDTLVYRVQDPNDRRKVLMFISDRGKVLCKKLNSLAVDQEEHILESYGDKSTSELKRLLESLIDSSN
- a CDS encoding DUF6006 family protein, which translates into the protein MSKRALPTAFCFLAFSFYACGSAPASQVAGWWGGTWSCNIDGRPARMKWAAVDDTQTSCDGDTCTSSSGARWAGSFSDNGSRWVKLTNPRSGTKGGLYFNHADGNKWYLAKPVSNKAAGWTTWNGQRYRLSCWR
- a CDS encoding response regulator, which encodes MLIVEDEIFVASDIARILEDAGYRVAGIATDRKEALEAGPQAQIALVDVNLRDGSTGPQIALDLARNYGTKIVYVTANPAQIEPRAGTAIGFIRKPFSDEAILTAVQHAAGVPEALRSPDVTFFAAAGGSSTSSES